A single genomic interval of Kogia breviceps isolate mKogBre1 chromosome 6, mKogBre1 haplotype 1, whole genome shotgun sequence harbors:
- the LOC131758747 gene encoding translation machinery-associated protein 7 yields the protein MSGHEGGKKKPLKQPKKQAKEMDEEDKAFKQKQKEEQKKLEELKAKAAGKGPLATGGIKKSGKK from the coding sequence ATGTCGGGCCACGAAGGTGGCAAGAAGAAGCCCCTGAAGCAGCCCAAGAAGCAAGCCAAGGAGATGGACGAGGAAGATAAGGCATTCAAGCAGAAACAGAAGGAGGAGCAAAAGAAACTCGAGGAGCTAAAAGCGAAGGCCGCGGGGAAAGGCCCCCTGGCCACAGGTGGAATTAAGAAATCTGGCAAAAAGTAA